The Rhodoferax sediminis genome has a segment encoding these proteins:
- a CDS encoding alpha/beta fold hydrolase, whose protein sequence is MPLLRVGDADLFYRDDDFADPWQPHDTVMLQHGFGRSGNMYYGWVPHLSRDFRVIRMDLRRFGQSADPGPGIRFALDGLMADFIGMLDALNIERVHYVGESLGSILGIALAATHPDRVKSLTLVSAIVRARPEKTGKVVSLGYPSWAEALQAVGMKEWWLKSRAITNELTGNSAKDNWFADECDRTPVHVGQAMARFAPTINAEPMLARVQAPTLVLSPGISEHTDPAEQQAILDAIPNSRQIQYPGAKHIDCYLEPDKYARDTRDFLLDVVQRDQRLVTAGCRQIRESFEE, encoded by the coding sequence ATGCCTCTTCTGCGCGTCGGCGATGCCGACCTCTTCTATCGTGACGACGACTTTGCCGACCCATGGCAACCGCATGACACGGTGATGCTGCAGCACGGCTTCGGCCGGAGTGGAAACATGTACTACGGATGGGTACCCCATCTGTCGCGTGACTTCCGCGTGATTCGTATGGATCTGCGCCGGTTCGGCCAGAGCGCCGACCCTGGGCCGGGCATCCGCTTCGCGCTTGATGGATTGATGGCCGATTTCATCGGCATGCTGGATGCGTTGAACATCGAGCGGGTTCACTACGTGGGCGAGTCGCTCGGGAGCATTCTCGGGATCGCGCTGGCTGCCACCCATCCCGATCGCGTCAAGAGCCTGACTCTTGTCTCCGCCATTGTCCGCGCCCGCCCCGAGAAAACCGGGAAGGTGGTTTCCCTCGGCTATCCCTCTTGGGCGGAAGCGCTCCAGGCAGTGGGCATGAAGGAGTGGTGGCTGAAGTCTCGCGCGATCACCAACGAGCTAACCGGCAACTCTGCCAAAGACAACTGGTTCGCCGACGAGTGCGACCGCACTCCGGTGCACGTGGGACAGGCAATGGCTCGCTTCGCACCGACGATCAACGCGGAACCGATGTTGGCCCGTGTTCAGGCCCCCACGCTGGTGCTGTCACCCGGCATCAGTGAGCATACGGATCCGGCAGAACAACAAGCAATTCTCGACGCCATTCCCAACTCCCGCCAGATCCAATACCCGGGCGCCAAGCACATCGACTGCTACTTGGAGCCCGACAAGTACGCACGCGATACCCGTGACTTCCTGCTCGACGTGGTCCAGCGGGACCAGCGCCTGGTGACAGCGGGTTGTCGACAGATCCGTGAATCCTTCGAGGAGTAA
- a CDS encoding NAD(P)-binding domain-containing protein has translation MSDVPRDKTVGFIGLGPMGGLMAENIVKKGDPLVAYDIDKRKVERFVT, from the coding sequence ATGAGTGATGTGCCCAGAGACAAGACCGTCGGATTCATCGGACTCGGACCCATGGGCGGCCTCATGGCCGAAAACATCGTCAAGAAGGGGGACCCGCTGGTGGCCTACGACATCGACAAGCGAAAGGTTGAACGTTTCGTTACCTAG
- a CDS encoding NAD(P)-dependent oxidoreductase, with the protein MNSQPREKTVGFVGLGSMGSPMAANLLKAGHLLVVYDIDKTKVDQTVSLGAQAGAGPADVARRASRMISMVDTTAQAEEVIVGPAGFIQTAQSGDLVISMSTIDPMALKRMHELLAAKGVALIDAPVSGMDKGAKEGTLKAFVGGDAAALERARSILKDMTAEITHIGGIGQGAAMKLINNMIFQVARITIAEALVVGAKAGIEPKQLFAVISKATGNSIAFQSAGSRMLSRDFVGSRLDSTFKDMELQTQLGKSLQVPMFMANIAQQVCELGRGAGLGSEDGAAIVKVYEQFAHITLGDGD; encoded by the coding sequence ATGAATAGTCAACCCAGAGAAAAAACCGTCGGATTCGTCGGACTCGGATCCATGGGCAGCCCGATGGCCGCCAACCTCCTCAAGGCCGGCCACTTGCTGGTGGTCTATGACATCGATAAAACGAAGGTTGACCAAACCGTCAGCCTCGGTGCGCAGGCGGGCGCCGGACCGGCGGACGTCGCGCGCCGCGCGAGCAGGATGATCTCCATGGTCGATACGACCGCCCAGGCCGAGGAGGTGATCGTCGGCCCGGCGGGCTTCATCCAGACGGCGCAGTCCGGCGACCTCGTGATCAGCATGAGCACCATCGACCCAATGGCGCTGAAGCGGATGCATGAGCTGCTTGCTGCGAAGGGCGTCGCGCTCATCGACGCTCCGGTCAGCGGCATGGACAAAGGGGCGAAGGAAGGCACGCTCAAGGCATTTGTCGGCGGCGACGCGGCGGCGCTCGAGCGGGCCCGATCCATCTTGAAGGATATGACGGCAGAGATCACGCACATCGGTGGCATCGGCCAGGGCGCTGCAATGAAGCTGATTAACAATATGATCTTTCAGGTCGCCCGGATCACCATCGCAGAGGCGCTGGTCGTGGGCGCCAAGGCGGGAATCGAACCGAAGCAGCTGTTCGCAGTGATCAGCAAGGCCACCGGCAACAGCATCGCGTTCCAGTCCGCCGGCAGCCGCATGCTCTCGCGCGATTTCGTCGGCAGTCGCCTCGACAGCACCTTCAAGGACATGGAGTTGCAGACCCAGTTGGGTAAATCGTTGCAGGTGCCGATGTTCATGGCCAATATCGCTCAACAGGTCTGCGAACTGGGGCGAGGAGCAGGGCTCGGCAGCGAGGACGGAGCAGCAATCGTCAAGGTCTACGAGCAATTCGCCCACATCACGCTGGGCGACGGTGACTAA
- a CDS encoding amidohydrolase family protein, translating to MKELVKCPNVSVKLGGLMMYLANSEFTGAERPPTSQQLADPRRPYIEPCIELFGANRCMAAGHFPVDKPGVPYGIVWNMFKRITADCSADEKRMIFGSTARRVYRMD from the coding sequence ATGAAGGAACTGGTGAAGTGTCCCAACGTCTCGGTCAAACTTGGCGGCCTGATGATGTATTTGGCCAATTCCGAATTCACCGGGGCCGAAAGGCCTCCTACGTCGCAACAACTGGCCGACCCGAGGCGACCGTACATCGAACCCTGCATCGAGCTTTTCGGCGCCAACCGCTGCATGGCCGCGGGCCACTTCCCTGTGGACAAGCCCGGGGTTCCCTACGGCATCGTCTGGAACATGTTCAAGCGCATTACCGCGGACTGCTCCGCCGACGAGAAGAGGATGATCTTCGGCAGCACCGCCCGGCGCGTGTACCGCATGGACTGA
- a CDS encoding amidohydrolase family protein, with protein MTKPTTKRIFGQSHEPDEGWLAKAVPETALEPQLPIVDAHLHSLHRGEYRYLLEEYAHDLAACGHNVVATVAAECRAMYRAYWPDHLKCVGETTFLVGIAAMAASGEYTAARVAASIVAFADLTLGDRTRETREAHKEAANGRLAGIRQAGKWDSDPAVRGAIGPGRAGFYLEPEFGKGLDVLAAMGLTFDASVFHTQIPDVVSLARAHPGANIVLIHTGSPMEQAGYAGKEAQVHATWLA; from the coding sequence ATGACCAAACCCACGACCAAACGGATCTTCGGGCAGTCGCACGAGCCTGACGAAGGATGGCTCGCCAAGGCGGTGCCCGAGACGGCGCTGGAGCCGCAGTTGCCGATCGTCGACGCGCACCTGCACTCCTTGCACCGGGGCGAATACAGGTACCTCCTGGAGGAGTACGCCCACGATCTCGCGGCGTGCGGGCACAACGTCGTGGCGACTGTCGCGGCCGAATGCAGAGCGATGTATCGCGCGTACTGGCCCGACCACCTGAAGTGTGTCGGGGAGACGACGTTCCTGGTGGGGATCGCCGCAATGGCTGCCAGCGGCGAGTACACGGCCGCGCGCGTGGCTGCCTCCATCGTGGCTTTTGCGGACCTCACGCTCGGCGATCGAACGCGCGAGACGCGCGAGGCGCACAAGGAGGCCGCGAATGGACGCCTGGCCGGGATACGGCAAGCCGGCAAATGGGATTCGGACCCGGCCGTTCGCGGCGCCATCGGCCCGGGGCGTGCCGGGTTCTACCTGGAGCCGGAGTTCGGCAAGGGACTCGACGTGCTCGCAGCCATGGGCCTGACTTTCGACGCCAGTGTCTTCCACACGCAGATTCCCGACGTGGTCTCGCTCGCGCGGGCGCATCCGGGCGCGAACATTGTCCTGATCCACACCGGCAGCCCAATGGAACAGGCCGGCTATGCGGGCAAGGAGGCGCAGGTCCATGCCACCTGGCTGGCATGA
- a CDS encoding SDR family NAD(P)-dependent oxidoreductase: MQQQAGGGATRKFNETMFRLDSRVAIVTGAGGGIGGAIARVFANVGAVVACLDVDADRARSTAADIEAGGGRAIGVACDVGSELDTLSAVARVVADLGRPTVLVNVAAVMDRSGTVLDIDLQEWERVHRVNLTGAYLMSRAVLPSMIKVGGGSVIHTSSILGRIGRAGRVSYTSTKAALLQLGRTMALDHAAQGVRVNTLSPGTVETDRVAYRFKELSPLQREALVSRIPLKRFGQTEEIAMAALFLASDASSFVTGTDLLVDGGGYET, translated from the coding sequence ATGCAGCAGCAGGCGGGCGGCGGAGCCACAAGGAAGTTCAATGAGACGATGTTCCGTCTCGATTCGCGCGTGGCCATCGTGACGGGCGCCGGCGGAGGGATCGGCGGCGCCATTGCGCGCGTCTTCGCAAACGTCGGAGCCGTGGTCGCGTGCCTGGATGTGGATGCCGATCGCGCTCGCTCGACCGCGGCCGACATCGAAGCCGGCGGAGGTCGGGCGATCGGGGTCGCCTGCGACGTCGGCTCGGAGCTGGACACGCTGTCGGCGGTAGCCCGCGTTGTCGCCGATCTGGGCCGGCCCACGGTCCTGGTGAACGTAGCCGCCGTGATGGACCGCAGCGGCACCGTTCTCGACATCGATCTCCAGGAATGGGAAAGGGTGCATCGCGTCAACCTGACCGGCGCCTACCTGATGTCGCGTGCCGTGCTCCCCAGCATGATCAAAGTCGGCGGTGGCTCGGTCATCCATACCTCCTCCATCCTCGGCCGGATCGGCCGCGCCGGCCGGGTGTCGTACACCTCGACGAAGGCCGCACTGCTGCAACTGGGCCGAACGATGGCTCTAGATCATGCTGCCCAGGGCGTTCGGGTTAACACGCTCTCGCCAGGGACAGTGGAAACGGATCGGGTCGCCTACCGGTTCAAGGAACTCTCGCCGCTACAGAGGGAAGCCCTGGTGTCGAGAATCCCCCTCAAACGCTTCGGGCAGACCGAAGAGATCGCGATGGCGGCGCTGTTCCTTGCGAGCGACGCCTCGTCGTTCGTCACCGGGACCGACCTGCTGGTCGACGGCGGTGGCTACGAGACTTGA
- a CDS encoding antibiotic biosynthesis monooxygenase family protein, translated as MNLSYKVGNLVSPSRKEEGTMLEVAEFRIRPGEQAAFEEAIERALRTITAKAAGMKGYRFLKGFESAERYILQVTWEKLEDHMVTYRQSPERDQWRAIVSPFYAQPPLMEHLTLLAQS; from the coding sequence TTGAACCTGTCCTACAAGGTAGGAAACCTCGTGTCACCATCACGCAAGGAGGAAGGGACGATGCTGGAAGTTGCCGAATTCCGGATCCGGCCCGGCGAGCAGGCAGCCTTCGAGGAGGCGATAGAGCGGGCGCTGCGGACCATCACCGCCAAGGCCGCGGGGATGAAGGGCTACAGGTTCCTCAAGGGCTTCGAGTCGGCCGAGCGTTACATCCTGCAGGTCACATGGGAGAAGCTGGAAGACCATATGGTCACTTACCGGCAAAGCCCGGAGAGAGACCAGTGGCGCGCAATCGTCAGCCCGTTCTACGCGCAGCCCCCTCTGATGGAGCATCTCACACTGCTGGCGCAGTCCTGA
- a CDS encoding LysR substrate-binding domain-containing protein, protein MDIRQLRYFVQIVESGSLTKASRQLFIAQSALSQRMALLEEEVGKTLLVRSVRGVVPTQNGDALYQHARFMLRQLDEAVLIARQEFSNVRGRVTVGLAPSTACMLGLPLLRTLKEKYPGILLNVFSALPGHLEEKARLGELDVAILFSKTAASEMTFEPLLDEEVFVILPGNTKLVAPRKKSLTLKETAALPMVLSTPSHALARRFMLELERAGLEPNVAAEIDSLLLVMRYVAEGEGATIQPMAATETLYPPDGWRCLPISNAPMTRANYIYALSPQKLSASASIVRAELKHITEQLIASGTWQGVRLTPTVAEAIGEDRQASQGLTPV, encoded by the coding sequence ATGGACATACGTCAGTTGAGGTATTTCGTGCAGATTGTCGAAAGCGGCAGTTTGACCAAGGCGTCGCGCCAGTTGTTCATCGCGCAGTCGGCACTCAGCCAGCGGATGGCCCTGCTCGAAGAGGAAGTTGGCAAGACCCTGCTGGTTCGCTCTGTGCGCGGCGTCGTCCCCACGCAGAACGGCGATGCGCTCTACCAGCACGCCAGGTTCATGCTGCGCCAGCTCGACGAAGCGGTGTTGATCGCGCGCCAGGAATTCTCGAACGTGCGGGGACGCGTCACCGTGGGCCTGGCCCCCTCGACCGCGTGCATGCTCGGACTGCCGTTGTTGCGGACCCTGAAGGAGAAGTATCCGGGAATCCTGCTGAACGTGTTCTCCGCGCTGCCCGGGCACCTCGAGGAGAAGGCCAGGCTGGGCGAACTGGATGTGGCGATCCTGTTCAGCAAGACAGCGGCCAGCGAGATGACGTTCGAGCCGTTGCTTGACGAGGAGGTCTTCGTCATCCTGCCCGGGAACACCAAACTGGTAGCGCCGCGCAAGAAGTCCCTCACTCTGAAGGAGACGGCGGCACTCCCGATGGTGCTGTCCACGCCGAGTCACGCCCTGGCTCGCAGGTTCATGCTCGAGCTCGAGCGCGCCGGCCTGGAACCGAATGTGGCCGCCGAGATCGATTCCCTGCTGCTGGTCATGCGCTATGTCGCCGAAGGTGAAGGCGCCACCATCCAGCCCATGGCGGCGACGGAGACGCTCTACCCTCCGGACGGATGGCGTTGCTTGCCGATCTCGAATGCACCGATGACCCGCGCCAACTACATCTACGCATTGTCGCCACAGAAGCTTTCCGCGAGCGCTTCCATCGTGCGTGCCGAGCTCAAGCACATCACCGAGCAGCTGATCGCAAGCGGCACTTGGCAGGGGGTGCGACTCACCCCCACGGTGGCCGAAGCCATCGGCGAAGACCGGCAGGCAAGCCAGGGGCTCACCCCAGTTTGA
- a CDS encoding tripartite tricarboxylate transporter substrate-binding protein: MDSLPGVPTVAEVHLKGLETIPPYTYFGLAGPANLPPPIVAQLNDAFTRISAMPDVVKRL; the protein is encoded by the coding sequence ATGGACAGCCTGCCGGGCGTACCGACCGTGGCGGAGGTCCACCTGAAAGGCCTGGAGACCATCCCCCCATACACCTACTTTGGACTGGCCGGTCCCGCCAACCTGCCGCCCCCAATCGTCGCGCAGCTCAATGACGCATTCACCAGGATCAGCGCAATGCCCGACGTCGTCAAGCGGCTGTAG
- a CDS encoding tripartite tricarboxylate transporter substrate-binding protein yields MNADLPLRSVGELVTYAKANADKLSFASAGLGSAVHLEGEYVMNDNGARMIHVPYKSDAEAMREVAVGTVEVGMTTAQFAIPLIATGKVRRWPSMGSPGWTACRAYRPWRRST; encoded by the coding sequence GTGAATGCAGACCTACCGTTGCGCTCGGTGGGTGAGCTCGTCACCTACGCCAAGGCCAACGCCGACAAGTTGAGCTTCGCGTCCGCAGGGCTTGGCAGCGCCGTGCACCTGGAGGGCGAGTACGTAATGAATGACAATGGGGCCAGAATGATTCACGTTCCATACAAATCCGATGCCGAAGCCATGCGGGAGGTCGCAGTCGGCACCGTCGAGGTCGGGATGACCACTGCGCAATTCGCCATTCCGCTCATCGCAACGGGGAAGGTGAGGCGCTGGCCGTCGATGGGTTCTCCCGGATGGACAGCCTGCCGGGCGTACCGACCGTGGCGGAGGTCCACCTGA
- a CDS encoding alpha/beta fold hydrolase, with amino-acid sequence MTHFTASDGTRIAYYIDDSTSPWKKPDTVLLLHAAMGSAKRYFAWVPRLCGHYRVLRMDMRGHGASEVPSPEKELSMQRLVQDVIELLDHVGCERPHIAGNSAGGYIGQNIAMTRPDRIKSLMLFSSTPGLLQSQWAAWLPRVKEIGLRAFLAENIRARLPVDQLDPKHIEWFLDEADRLDVEFGGRLVTYMTTQDWADRLHEIRCPTFLAIPGAAQIGNESAYEVMRQRIPDIQAVTYEGLPHHITDGVPDRCVDDVKTFLRWRFGAP; translated from the coding sequence ATGACACACTTTACCGCGAGCGACGGGACTAGGATTGCTTATTACATCGACGACTCCACATCGCCTTGGAAGAAGCCGGATACGGTCTTGCTGCTGCACGCCGCAATGGGTAGCGCCAAGCGCTATTTCGCATGGGTACCGCGCCTGTGCGGCCACTATCGGGTGCTGCGCATGGACATGCGCGGCCACGGCGCGTCGGAGGTCCCTTCGCCCGAGAAGGAACTGAGCATGCAGAGGCTCGTGCAGGACGTCATCGAGCTGCTCGATCACGTCGGCTGCGAGCGGCCGCACATCGCCGGCAACTCCGCGGGCGGCTACATCGGGCAGAACATCGCAATGACGCGGCCCGACCGGATCAAAAGCCTGATGCTCTTCAGCTCGACACCGGGGCTGCTGCAGAGCCAGTGGGCTGCGTGGCTTCCGAGGGTCAAGGAAATCGGGCTGCGGGCTTTCCTGGCCGAGAACATCAGGGCCCGGCTGCCAGTCGATCAACTGGACCCGAAGCACATCGAGTGGTTTCTCGACGAGGCCGACCGGCTCGACGTCGAATTCGGCGGGCGCTTGGTCACTTACATGACGACACAGGACTGGGCGGACCGCTTGCACGAAATCCGCTGTCCGACCTTTCTAGCCATTCCGGGCGCCGCGCAGATCGGGAACGAAAGCGCTTACGAAGTGATGCGTCAGCGCATCCCTGACATCCAGGCCGTGACCTATGAAGGCTTGCCGCATCACATTACGGATGGTGTGCCGGATCGCTGTGTCGACGACGTGAAGACATTCCTGCGCTGGCGCTTCGGCGCGCCTTGA
- a CDS encoding aldehyde dehydrogenase family protein, with translation MAEATTPSQNFIDGKWVNAVNGGTYQRHNPFDQSLVATYQDSDERDAADAIDAARQAFDKGPWSRKSAAERGAVLRRAASLMRDRAQTLADTMTREVGQPKSEMLRAVAGAADALDYYAGLIVERRDEAIGGQRRDAIGMILKEPVGVVGSLTAWNAPLSVTHKACPGLAAGCTVVIKPAHQSSGAVVQFARILEEAGLPPGAFNVVTSARENGAVVGQAIAASDKVDMVTFTGSSATGKAVMRAAAGNLKRVKLELGGKSPNIVFADAASLDHTASVVAKGIFRLAGQSCQAGSRVLVQESVKEEFVELLLKHVAAARMGDPFAEDTMCGPLVSEDQLRRVESYIEAGKSSARLIHGGKRPDRADLRGGFFLEPTIFDQVGADSRIAQEEIFGPVLSILTFKDVEHAIAIANCTIFGLVAGCWTTNLDTAMNVARAVRSGIVWVNCFRDDSPLKYMPTGFQKQSGIGAEMGPEGLEAFLVTKSIMIKLA, from the coding sequence ATGGCTGAAGCGACGACCCCAAGCCAGAATTTCATCGACGGCAAGTGGGTCAACGCCGTCAACGGCGGGACCTATCAACGCCACAACCCATTCGACCAATCGCTCGTTGCAACCTACCAGGATTCGGACGAGCGCGATGCGGCAGATGCGATCGACGCGGCACGCCAGGCGTTCGACAAGGGTCCCTGGTCGCGGAAATCCGCCGCCGAGCGCGGCGCGGTATTGCGGCGGGCAGCGTCATTGATGCGCGACCGGGCGCAGACGCTCGCCGACACGATGACCCGGGAAGTGGGCCAGCCGAAGTCGGAAATGCTCCGGGCAGTGGCCGGCGCCGCGGATGCCCTGGACTACTACGCCGGCCTGATTGTCGAACGTCGTGACGAAGCCATCGGCGGCCAGCGCCGCGACGCAATCGGCATGATCCTCAAGGAGCCGGTGGGCGTCGTCGGTTCACTCACGGCATGGAACGCGCCGCTTTCGGTGACGCACAAGGCCTGCCCGGGACTGGCTGCGGGCTGCACGGTCGTCATCAAGCCGGCACACCAGTCGTCTGGCGCGGTCGTGCAATTCGCGCGCATCCTCGAAGAGGCAGGACTTCCGCCCGGCGCCTTCAACGTGGTGACCAGCGCGAGGGAAAACGGAGCCGTGGTGGGCCAGGCAATTGCCGCCAGCGACAAGGTCGACATGGTGACGTTCACCGGTTCCAGCGCCACCGGAAAGGCCGTGATGCGCGCCGCCGCGGGCAACCTGAAACGGGTGAAGCTCGAACTTGGCGGGAAGTCGCCGAACATCGTCTTTGCCGATGCGGCATCCCTGGACCACACCGCGTCGGTCGTCGCCAAGGGCATCTTCCGGCTGGCGGGCCAATCCTGCCAGGCCGGCAGCCGCGTCCTGGTCCAGGAATCCGTCAAGGAAGAATTCGTCGAGCTCCTGCTCAAGCACGTGGCTGCTGCCAGGATGGGTGACCCGTTTGCCGAAGACACGATGTGCGGCCCGCTCGTCAGCGAAGACCAGCTGCGCCGGGTCGAGTCCTACATCGAGGCTGGAAAATCCTCTGCCAGGCTGATCCACGGCGGCAAGCGCCCGGACCGCGCCGATTTGCGTGGGGGCTTCTTCCTGGAACCCACCATCTTCGACCAGGTCGGCGCCGATTCCCGCATCGCGCAGGAGGAAATCTTCGGGCCGGTGCTGAGCATCCTGACCTTCAAGGACGTCGAGCACGCCATAGCGATTGCCAATTGCACCATCTTCGGCCTGGTCGCGGGGTGCTGGACCACGAACCTGGACACGGCAATGAATGTGGCCCGGGCGGTTCGTTCCGGCATCGTTTGGGTCAATTGCTTCCGCGACGACTCGCCGCTGAAGTACATGCCCACGGGATTCCAGAAGCAGAGCGGCATTGGCGCCGAGATGGGACCCGAGGGGCTCGAAGCGTTCCTCGTGACCAAGAGCATCATGATTAAGCTCGCCTGA
- a CDS encoding SDR family NAD(P)-dependent oxidoreductase, with amino-acid sequence MALVTGGGRGLGRSIARALAAEGAVVAIDDLYRDVAGVSAADSTAAEIEQAGGTALALHEDVTSAEGARAMVDAVVKRFDRLDILVNSAGNFLRAPLVKLTEQQWDSIISLHMKGHFLSCKMALPHMLKQNSGRILTVASRGAFFQVPASKRDQKDMRRPSGVAYASAKAGILGFTTTLAVELWDSGINVNCLLPSATTQLFPETKPRMVGGVPASESMDPDDVAPAAVFLCSPQAVDISGKIMYAAGGDVVFYGDQLDKRGSRMVRKHGRWTQAELAQVVPSLLGVSHG; translated from the coding sequence GTGGCGCTCGTCACGGGTGGCGGGCGGGGTTTGGGGCGCAGCATTGCGCGGGCGCTTGCAGCCGAAGGCGCAGTGGTCGCGATCGATGACCTGTACCGCGATGTGGCGGGCGTCAGCGCAGCGGACTCGACCGCCGCCGAGATCGAACAGGCAGGCGGTACCGCGCTGGCCCTGCACGAGGATGTCACTTCGGCCGAGGGCGCGCGTGCCATGGTGGATGCCGTCGTGAAGCGGTTCGACCGGCTCGACATACTTGTCAACAGCGCCGGCAATTTCCTTCGCGCGCCGCTGGTGAAACTGACCGAGCAACAGTGGGACTCGATCATCAGCCTCCACATGAAGGGGCATTTTCTGAGTTGCAAGATGGCGCTGCCCCACATGCTCAAGCAGAACAGCGGGCGGATTCTCACGGTCGCGTCGCGCGGCGCCTTCTTCCAGGTTCCGGCAAGCAAGCGTGACCAGAAGGACATGCGCAGGCCGTCGGGTGTCGCGTATGCGTCGGCGAAGGCGGGCATCCTGGGCTTCACAACGACGCTGGCCGTGGAACTGTGGGATTCCGGCATCAACGTCAATTGCCTGCTGCCCAGCGCGACGACACAGCTCTTTCCCGAAACCAAGCCCCGAATGGTCGGAGGCGTGCCGGCATCCGAGTCCATGGACCCGGACGACGTCGCGCCTGCAGCGGTTTTTCTTTGCAGCCCGCAGGCCGTCGACATCAGCGGCAAGATCATGTACGCGGCCGGCGGCGACGTCGTTTTCTACGGTGACCAGCTCGACAAGCGGGGCAGCCGCATGGTCCGCAAGCATGGACGCTGGACGCAGGCGGAACTGGCGCAGGTGGTCCCATCGCTGCTGGGAGTGTCCCATGGCTGA
- a CDS encoding Bug family tripartite tricarboxylate transporter substrate binding protein: MDIASTFQGWKRQSLDLIPTYFETNMNPIATDQASFRRSMKRRTILATVLAALFWASPGFAQGFTSRPIRLVLGFSPGGGVDAIARILAPHLGEALNTTVIVENKVGASGAIATEFVARSEPDGYTVLLAPASAMTISPQVMKVPFNVVTDFTPINLIGGSPLVIAVNPSLGVHNLKELLQLTHTRKVTLGSAGYGTLTHLTIELLSRASPGNIIHVPYKGGGAAVVDAVAGHVDGMVSDLPPLLPMFQAKRLIPIAVTTDKRVEFLPETPTVGEDLPGFVALSWSGLFAPAKTPREQIDRINAALVKVVARDDVIAQLKKVGVLTSTIASPDAFKKYVAEEHSRWGKVVKEANIVAN, from the coding sequence TTGGACATCGCTTCGACCTTCCAGGGGTGGAAGCGGCAGTCACTGGACCTCATTCCAACTTATTTTGAGACAAACATGAACCCCATTGCAACCGACCAGGCCAGCTTTCGACGCTCGATGAAACGGCGGACCATCCTCGCCACCGTCTTAGCTGCCCTCTTCTGGGCGAGTCCGGGATTTGCCCAGGGGTTCACCTCACGACCAATTCGATTAGTGCTCGGCTTTTCGCCAGGGGGAGGTGTTGACGCCATCGCCCGCATCCTTGCGCCACACCTTGGAGAAGCATTGAATACCACAGTGATCGTCGAAAACAAGGTCGGCGCAAGCGGCGCGATCGCTACGGAATTTGTCGCAAGATCCGAACCTGATGGATACACGGTGCTGCTGGCGCCTGCAAGCGCCATGACCATTTCGCCGCAAGTGATGAAGGTGCCGTTCAACGTAGTCACCGATTTCACGCCAATCAACTTGATCGGAGGGTCACCCTTGGTCATCGCCGTAAATCCGTCCCTGGGTGTTCACAACTTGAAGGAACTCCTCCAATTGACCCACACTCGCAAGGTGACATTGGGCTCGGCCGGCTATGGTACGTTGACACACCTGACGATTGAATTGCTAAGCAGGGCATCCCCCGGTAACATCATCCACGTCCCCTACAAGGGCGGCGGTGCGGCCGTCGTCGACGCCGTGGCGGGCCACGTTGACGGTATGGTCTCCGACCTCCCGCCGCTGCTCCCCATGTTCCAGGCCAAACGGCTCATCCCGATCGCGGTCACGACCGACAAGCGTGTCGAGTTCCTCCCGGAAACTCCGACCGTGGGCGAAGATCTGCCTGGTTTCGTCGCCCTCAGCTGGTCCGGCCTGTTTGCACCGGCCAAGACACCGCGGGAGCAGATCGATCGGATCAACGCCGCGCTTGTGAAAGTTGTTGCTCGCGACGACGTGATCGCGCAGTTGAAGAAGGTCGGAGTCTTGACGTCCACGATAGCATCTCCGGACGCCTTCAAGAAATATGTAGCTGAGGAACACAGCCGCTGGGGCAAGGTGGTCAAGGAAGCGAACATCGTCGCGAACTAA